The Crocosphaera sp. UHCC 0190 genome has a window encoding:
- a CDS encoding DUF3593 domain-containing protein — protein MLSKDTLFAVSLFPYLGFLWFLTRCQETPKLALIGFYVLLIFVGVTIPAGIYARIHYGEALANIDWLHGSAESWLSISNILVVLGFRQGIIEYQKKQEKTKVDD, from the coding sequence GCTGTTTCTTTATTTCCCTATCTTGGTTTTTTATGGTTTCTTACCCGTTGTCAAGAAACCCCTAAATTAGCGTTAATTGGTTTCTATGTTTTATTAATATTTGTTGGAGTAACAATTCCGGCAGGAATTTATGCTAGAATTCATTATGGGGAAGCCTTAGCTAATATTGATTGGTTACATGGTAGCGCAGAATCTTGGCTTAGTATCTCTAATATTTTAGTAGTTTTAGGGTTTCGTCAGGGAATTATTGAATATCAGAAAAAACAAGAAAAAACAAAAGTTGATGATTAG
- a CDS encoding type II toxin-antitoxin system HicA family toxin: MPKLPTVTGQEIINVLNKINFQVVRQKGSHIRLKHEDGRFVTVPVHSKKTIGKGLLLKILRDAQLTQEEFIKLLE, from the coding sequence ATGCCTAAACTTCCCACAGTAACAGGTCAAGAAATCATCAATGTTTTGAACAAAATTAATTTTCAAGTTGTTCGACAAAAAGGAAGTCATATTCGCTTAAAACATGAAGATGGAAGATTCGTAACTGTTCCAGTTCATAGTAAAAAAACGATTGGCAAAGGTTTATTACTAAAAATATTACGAGACGCACAATTAACTCAGGAAGAATTTATAAAACTTCTAGAATAA
- a CDS encoding type II toxin-antitoxin system HicB family antitoxin — MMKGQLREFYVIIERDEDGYYIGEVPQLKGCYTQGETLDELMINIKEVIELCLEDEENNTLSKFVGIQKVSI; from the coding sequence ATGATGAAAGGTCAGTTAAGAGAGTTTTATGTCATTATTGAACGGGACGAAGATGGGTATTACATTGGAGAAGTTCCTCAGTTAAAAGGTTGTTACACTCAAGGGGAAACCCTCGATGAGTTGATGATTAATATAAAAGAAGTGATTGAACTTTGTTTAGAAGATGAAGAAAATAACACATTATCTAAGTTTGTTGGTATTCAAAAGGTATCTATTTAA
- a CDS encoding isochorismatase, whose amino-acid sequence MNQLPIPSFFAPQNVHKVWRVPYQQRAIEAKQWAKHHNIKPSAEDKTKIILLIIDAQNTFCLPDFELFVAGKSGNGAVEDNIRLCEFIYHNLDIITTIAPTMDTHTAMQIFHPIFWVNDAGENPQPAVTMIHLEDIKQGIWKVNQKIANNLNIKYENLQKYTQFYVKKLTDDGKFPLTIWPYHSMLGGIGHALVSSVEEALFFHNIARHSQTHFELKGSNPLTENYSVLSPEVLTNEQGQTIAQKNTQFLQKLLTFDRIIIAGQAKSHCVAWTIDDLLKEIQIKDPKLAQKVYLLEDCTSPVVVPNIVDFTPQAEAAFQRFAEAGMHLVTSTDLIETWKDTEFQSF is encoded by the coding sequence ATGAATCAATTACCTATTCCTTCATTTTTCGCTCCTCAAAACGTCCATAAAGTTTGGCGCGTTCCTTATCAACAAAGAGCGATTGAAGCTAAACAGTGGGCAAAACATCATAATATTAAACCCTCAGCAGAAGATAAAACTAAAATAATCCTCCTAATTATTGATGCACAAAATACCTTTTGCCTTCCTGATTTTGAGTTATTTGTAGCAGGAAAATCAGGCAATGGAGCCGTAGAAGATAATATTAGATTATGTGAGTTTATTTATCATAATTTAGATATCATTACCACCATTGCACCAACCATGGACACCCACACAGCAATGCAAATTTTTCACCCGATTTTTTGGGTTAATGATGCAGGAGAAAATCCTCAACCTGCTGTTACCATGATTCATCTAGAAGATATTAAACAAGGTATCTGGAAAGTGAATCAAAAAATTGCTAATAATCTAAATATTAAATACGAAAATTTACAAAAATATACTCAATTTTATGTTAAAAAGCTAACAGATGACGGAAAATTTCCCTTAACAATTTGGCCCTATCATTCTATGTTAGGAGGTATCGGACACGCCTTAGTTTCATCCGTCGAAGAAGCCCTATTTTTTCATAATATAGCTCGTCACAGTCAGACCCATTTTGAACTAAAAGGAAGTAACCCCCTAACCGAAAATTATTCTGTCTTAAGTCCTGAAGTTTTAACCAATGAACAAGGGCAAACCATTGCTCAAAAAAACACTCAATTTTTGCAAAAATTATTAACTTTTGATAGGATTATAATTGCGGGTCAAGCCAAAAGTCACTGTGTTGCTTGGACAATCGATGATTTGCTCAAAGAAATACAAATCAAAGACCCAAAGTTAGCCCAAAAAGTTTATTTATTAGAAGATTGTACTTCTCCCGTCGTCGTCCCTAATATTGTTGATTTTACCCCTCAAGCAGAAGCCGCATTTCAACGGTTTGCAGAGGCCGGAATGCACTTAGTCACATCAACTGACCTCATAGAGACTTGGAAAGACACAGAATTCCAGAGTTTTTAG
- a CDS encoding type II toxin-antitoxin system CcdA family antitoxin: MNENAVSTQRTADKVEISIHLDADVLEQLKHLTNDPSRIIETAIKQWLQGERDRDDDLTRTFRRNPPLPPRGEWND; this comes from the coding sequence ATGAACGAGAATGCGGTGTCTACTCAGCGTACAGCTGATAAGGTAGAAATATCGATTCACCTCGATGCAGATGTGTTAGAACAGCTTAAACATCTGACAAACGACCCCAGTCGTATTATAGAAACAGCCATTAAACAATGGCTACAAGGTGAGCGTGATAGGGATGATGATTTGACCCGCACATTTCGCCGTAACCCCCCCCTCCCACCGAGAGGAGAGTGGAACGATTAA
- a CDS encoding transcriptional regulator translates to MALTHQFKETVQKRIETDPEFRLSLLTEAINCLIQGEFPIGKAILRDYINATIGFKELGTLTHKSSKSLMRMLSDTGNPQAKNLLEIIAQLQKIEGIEFEVQIHQYFTVSGE, encoded by the coding sequence ATGGCTTTAACTCATCAATTTAAAGAAACAGTGCAGAAAAGAATAGAAACCGATCCCGAATTTCGCTTATCTCTATTAACTGAAGCCATTAATTGTTTAATTCAGGGAGAATTTCCAATAGGAAAAGCAATTTTACGAGATTATATAAATGCAACTATTGGGTTTAAAGAATTAGGAACTCTCACTCACAAATCATCTAAAAGTCTGATGAGAATGTTAAGCGATACTGGCAATCCTCAAGCGAAAAACCTTTTAGAAATTATTGCACAACTTCAAAAAATTGAGGGAATAGAATTTGAAGTTCAAATACATCAATATTTTACAGTTTCAGGAGAATAA
- a CDS encoding BrnA antitoxin family protein has protein sequence MSISPKRLEEIQNIPDSAIDTSDIPELDDTFWENAKVVKPMAKTAVSIPLDNDVLEWFKKQGKSYPTLINSVLRSYINTQQNQTH, from the coding sequence ATGAGTATCTCACCAAAACGACTTGAAGAAATCCAAAATATTCCTGATTCTGCTATTGATACATCAGACATTCCCGAATTAGATGATACTTTTTGGGAAAATGCAAAAGTGGTTAAACCCATGGCTAAAACTGCCGTTTCTATTCCTTTAGACAACGATGTTTTAGAATGGTTCAAAAAACAAGGAAAAAGCTATCCAACACTGATTAATTCTGTGCTTCGCTCTTATATTAATACCCAACAAAATCAAACCCATTAA
- a CDS encoding BrnT family toxin produces the protein MEFEWDENKNRQNRQKHGISFEEAQEIFDGIAFTYIDRRFDYGEIREVSIGAIQGFVIVTVAHTERNGKIRLISARKATPKERRQYYEYLTKTT, from the coding sequence ATGGAATTTGAATGGGACGAAAATAAGAATAGACAAAATCGACAAAAACACGGTATTAGTTTTGAAGAAGCTCAGGAAATTTTTGATGGCATCGCATTTACTTACATTGACAGACGATTTGATTATGGTGAAATCAGAGAAGTGAGTATAGGGGCAATCCAAGGATTTGTCATTGTCACCGTTGCCCATACGGAAAGAAATGGGAAAATTCGCCTAATTTCTGCCCGAAAAGCTACCCCAAAAGAAAGGAGACAATATTATGAGTATCTCACCAAAACGACTTGA
- a CDS encoding type IV pilin protein yields MNNTFKANLIKSLANKKGNKGFTLIELLVVVIIIGVLAAIALPNLLGQVGKARESEAKSTIGAMTRAQQSFFTEKGRFAGDDTLDGASLQEKTEALEVPTGNEKYYLIGVTSPGVQLATGSDDAKAEIIAGAPADAKAANQKNGTRDYISGIAYDTNNRTFASVVCRATNALKAGGYVLTDTNKPTGSNDAVDDAAVECATDTEVIR; encoded by the coding sequence ATGAATAACACATTTAAAGCTAACCTCATCAAATCTCTCGCTAACAAAAAAGGCAACAAAGGTTTCACCTTAATTGAACTTTTAGTCGTAGTAATTATCATCGGTGTATTAGCAGCGATCGCCTTACCTAACCTCTTAGGACAAGTTGGTAAAGCTCGTGAGTCCGAAGCTAAGAGTACCATCGGTGCAATGACCCGCGCTCAACAATCCTTCTTTACTGAAAAAGGTCGATTTGCTGGTGATGATACATTAGATGGTGCTTCCCTCCAAGAAAAAACCGAAGCTCTTGAAGTTCCTACTGGTAATGAAAAATACTATTTGATCGGAGTTACATCACCAGGGGTTCAATTAGCCACTGGTAGTGACGATGCTAAAGCTGAGATTATTGCTGGTGCGCCCGCAGATGCCAAAGCAGCCAACCAGAAAAATGGTACTCGTGACTATATCTCTGGTATCGCTTATGACACCAATAATCGCACTTTTGCAAGCGTTGTTTGTCGCGCAACCAATGCTTTAAAAGCTGGCGGTTATGTTTTAACTGACACTAACAAACCTACAGGATCTAATGATGCCGTTGATGATGCTGCAGTTGAATGTGCTACTGATACTGAAGTCATCAGATAA
- a CDS encoding type II toxin-antitoxin system HicA family toxin: protein MTRKEKLIKRLLSKPKDFTWEELTTLLNGFEFEERKTGKTGGSRRTFLNLSGVVISLHKPHPRNILKRYQIEQVIEILQQEGLL from the coding sequence ATGACCCGAAAAGAAAAGTTAATCAAGCGTCTCTTGAGTAAACCAAAGGATTTTACTTGGGAAGAACTAACAACCCTTTTAAATGGATTTGAGTTTGAGGAGAGAAAAACAGGAAAAACAGGCGGTTCTAGGCGAACTTTCCTCAATTTGTCGGGAGTGGTGATTAGTCTTCATAAACCTCATCCTCGCAATATCCTTAAAAGATATCAAATAGAACAAGTGATTGAGATTCTCCAACAAGAGGGACTACTATGA
- a CDS encoding type II toxin-antitoxin system HicB family antitoxin, translating to MKNMMEYQGYYGSVNYNDEDEIFYGKVEYIRSLISYEGDDVQSLKANFQEAVNDYLAVCEEKGMESEKPFKGSFNIRPGADLHRRAAIAAQQRGINLNKLVTEAIEQYVKEN from the coding sequence ATGAAAAATATGATGGAGTATCAAGGATATTATGGGTCAGTCAATTATAATGACGAAGATGAAATATTTTATGGAAAAGTTGAGTATATTCGCAGTTTGATTAGCTATGAAGGGGATGATGTACAATCTCTGAAAGCAAATTTTCAGGAAGCGGTTAATGATTACCTGGCAGTTTGTGAAGAAAAGGGGATGGAATCGGAAAAACCCTTTAAAGGAAGTTTTAATATAAGACCAGGTGCGGATCTCCATAGACGAGCAGCGATCGCAGCACAACAAAGAGGAATTAATTTGAATAAGTTGGTGACAGAAGCGATCGAGCAGTATGTTAAGGAAAACTAA
- a CDS encoding DUF29 domain-containing protein, with protein sequence MSQTPITVTYSLYETDYPLWLEKQGNALKNRDVNALDWNNLLEEIEYFANEQIHAVNNLLKQIIIHRLKLDYSFDIYSRHHWQCEINAFIDNLEDKLTNSIRNKIDLEKPYKRARRTVLEKYNLDLPPDCPYSLEELITYLDVNN encoded by the coding sequence ATGAGTCAGACACCCATTACAGTAACTTACTCGTTATATGAAACCGACTATCCTTTATGGCTGGAAAAGCAAGGGAATGCGCTTAAGAATCGTGACGTTAACGCTTTAGACTGGAATAATTTATTAGAGGAAATAGAGTATTTTGCTAATGAACAGATTCACGCGGTTAATAATCTTTTAAAACAAATTATTATCCATCGTTTAAAACTTGATTACTCTTTTGACATTTATTCTAGACACCATTGGCAATGTGAAATCAATGCTTTTATTGATAATTTAGAAGATAAATTGACCAATTCTATCCGAAATAAAATTGATCTTGAAAAGCCTTATAAAAGGGCTAGACGCACGGTTTTAGAAAAATACAATCTTGATTTACCACCTGATTGTCCTTACTCCCTTGAGGAATTAATCACCTATCTGGACGTGAATAATTGA
- a CDS encoding peroxiredoxin — translation MAVLETVPSVVFKTRVRDESVPGSNPYRWQDLTTEDIFAGKKVVVFSLPGAFTPTCSSNHLPRYEELYDEFKALGVDKIVCISVNDAFVMFQWGKQQEAKNVFLLPDGSGEFTRKMGMLVDKSNIGFGMRSWRYSMFVNDCKIEKIFVEPDFSDNCPIDPFEVSDADTMLAYLKGTEPAGVSEPVKAFVG, via the coding sequence ATGGCAGTTCTCGAAACTGTACCCAGTGTTGTCTTTAAAACCCGTGTTCGTGATGAGTCCGTTCCCGGTTCCAACCCCTACCGTTGGCAAGATTTGACCACCGAAGACATTTTTGCTGGTAAGAAAGTCGTTGTTTTCTCCTTACCTGGTGCCTTCACCCCCACCTGTTCATCTAACCACTTACCTCGCTACGAAGAGTTATATGATGAATTTAAAGCGTTAGGTGTTGACAAAATCGTTTGTATCTCAGTCAATGATGCTTTTGTGATGTTCCAATGGGGCAAACAACAAGAAGCGAAAAATGTCTTCTTATTACCCGATGGAAGCGGCGAATTTACCCGTAAAATGGGGATGTTAGTTGATAAATCTAATATTGGTTTTGGAATGCGTTCCTGGCGTTATTCCATGTTCGTCAATGACTGCAAAATCGAAAAAATCTTTGTTGAACCCGACTTCAGCGACAACTGCCCCATTGACCCCTTTGAAGTCTCTGATGCTGACACCATGTTAGCTTACCTCAAGGGAACCGAACCCGCAGGTGTTTCTGAACCCGTTAAAGCATTTGTCGGCTAA
- a CDS encoding Fur family transcriptional regulator: protein MQKEAAAIVKRLKKNKLRVTPQRFAVYANLLARTDHPTAEQILSDLNQTAPTSSQATVYSALQALRQVGLVREVLLEEGVSRYDANVDSHHHFRCRCCGVIEDIPWKTFQSINLQGLRPGIQPERYEVTVQGVCDRCQD from the coding sequence ATGCAAAAGGAAGCCGCAGCCATCGTTAAACGCCTGAAAAAGAATAAATTACGGGTAACACCCCAACGTTTTGCCGTTTACGCCAATTTACTAGCTAGAACTGACCATCCAACGGCAGAACAAATTTTGAGCGATCTCAACCAAACGGCCCCTACTTCGTCCCAAGCTACGGTTTATAGTGCTTTACAGGCCTTACGTCAAGTGGGTTTGGTGCGAGAGGTTTTGTTAGAGGAAGGGGTTTCTCGTTATGATGCAAATGTGGATTCTCATCATCATTTTCGCTGTCGATGCTGTGGCGTAATTGAGGATATTCCCTGGAAAACCTTTCAATCTATTAATTTACAAGGGTTAAGACCTGGTATTCAACCAGAAAGATATGAAGTGACAGTACAGGGAGTCTGCGATCGCTGTCAAGATTAA
- the recN gene encoding DNA repair protein RecN, producing MLSLLQIKNFALVDQLTLKFGGGLNVLTGETGAGKSIILDAIDIVLGGKVNNRLIRQGTQQASLEATFQGNETIFKWLQQQEIELLEDGTVVCLRELSVTGETLRSRCRVNGVLVNLPLMAQLRENLVEITAQGQTVQLMDAIRQRELLDLYGGQAILKQRKLVESAYENWKNKQQNLEKRRKSQQERLQRLDLLEYQCKELVEAQLTEADELEQLEQERDRLSHVVELQQLSYQTYQLLYQNDSDEPAIADRLAEAEMLLTDMAEYDREIESVLEMVKSALTQVVEAGQQINGYGDSLEADPQRLTEVEERINLIKRICRKYGPSLGEAIAYYEKLQADLGELKNSEQSIEQLEKDLKIAEEKLIKLCQELTELRQKAATKLEKQLVKELKPLAMDKVIFVCQITPCPPSITGSDKVVFYFSPNPGEKIQPLSSTASGGEMSRFLLALKACFAQSEKCSGTLIFDEIDAGVSGKVAQAIAEKLHSLSQGYQVLCVTHQPLVAAMAEHHFRVEKQIIEESAIIKPNGNGQLSLPEIRTVVRVKELENLKTRQEELAQLTGGHSAEDALQFAQSLLVKAEAYRLGKQ from the coding sequence ATGCTCTCTCTATTGCAGATCAAAAATTTTGCGTTAGTGGATCAGTTAACCCTCAAATTTGGCGGGGGTTTAAATGTGTTGACAGGGGAAACGGGAGCGGGAAAATCTATCATTCTTGATGCGATCGATATTGTTTTAGGGGGAAAGGTCAATAATCGTTTAATTCGTCAAGGAACCCAACAAGCGTCCTTAGAGGCAACGTTTCAAGGGAATGAAACCATCTTTAAATGGTTACAACAACAAGAAATTGAGTTGTTAGAGGATGGGACGGTGGTTTGTCTGCGGGAGTTGTCCGTGACGGGGGAAACCTTGCGATCGCGTTGCCGTGTTAATGGGGTTTTAGTCAATTTACCCTTAATGGCACAACTTAGGGAAAATTTAGTCGAAATTACGGCCCAAGGACAAACGGTACAATTGATGGATGCCATCCGACAACGGGAATTATTGGATCTTTATGGTGGCCAGGCTATTTTAAAACAGCGAAAATTGGTAGAATCGGCTTACGAAAATTGGAAAAATAAACAGCAAAATTTAGAAAAACGCCGTAAATCTCAACAGGAACGGTTACAACGCTTAGATTTATTGGAATATCAATGTAAAGAACTGGTAGAAGCCCAATTAACTGAGGCCGATGAACTTGAACAATTAGAACAAGAACGCGATCGCCTTTCCCATGTGGTGGAGTTGCAACAGTTGAGTTACCAAACCTATCAACTCCTTTATCAAAATGATAGCGATGAACCTGCGATCGCTGACCGTTTGGCAGAAGCCGAAATGCTCTTGACAGATATGGCAGAATATGATAGAGAAATTGAATCAGTATTAGAGATGGTCAAATCGGCCTTAACCCAAGTGGTAGAGGCGGGACAGCAGATTAATGGCTATGGGGACAGTTTAGAAGCCGATCCCCAGAGATTAACGGAGGTAGAGGAGAGAATTAACTTAATTAAGCGAATTTGTCGTAAATATGGCCCAAGTTTGGGGGAAGCGATCGCTTATTATGAGAAATTACAGGCTGACTTAGGGGAATTAAAAAATAGTGAACAGTCCATTGAGCAATTAGAAAAAGATTTGAAAATTGCTGAAGAAAAGTTAATCAAGCTTTGTCAAGAATTAACAGAATTACGACAAAAAGCTGCCACAAAATTAGAGAAACAATTAGTCAAAGAATTAAAACCTTTGGCCATGGATAAAGTTATTTTTGTCTGTCAAATTACCCCTTGTCCTCCCAGTATAACAGGGAGTGATAAAGTCGTTTTTTATTTTAGTCCCAACCCAGGAGAAAAGATACAACCCCTATCAAGTACCGCATCTGGGGGAGAAATGAGCCGTTTTTTATTAGCATTAAAAGCCTGTTTTGCTCAATCTGAAAAATGTTCAGGGACATTGATTTTTGATGAAATTGATGCAGGAGTTTCAGGAAAAGTTGCCCAAGCTATTGCTGAAAAATTACACAGTTTAAGTCAAGGTTATCAAGTTTTATGTGTCACTCATCAGCCTTTAGTTGCGGCGATGGCAGAGCATCATTTTCGGGTAGAAAAGCAAATAATCGAAGAATCTGCTATTATTAAACCTAACGGTAATGGTCAATTAAGTTTGCCAGAAATTCGTACAGTTGTCAGGGTTAAAGAATTAGAAAATTTAAAAACCAGACAGGAAGAATTAGCCCAATTAACAGGAGGACATTCGGCAGAAGATGCCCTTCAATTTGCCCAATCATTATTAGTCAAAGCTGAGGCTTATCGCTTGGGAAAGCAGTGA
- a CDS encoding DUF4231 domain-containing protein: MCDQKALQFLEEGIDKRISSFKKKVDLYRKNTVRFTMLSVCLSAATTVLIGVGQIYDQQPLSVIALIVSSSMTIVNAWDGLFNYRSRWVNNNETLMKLYDLNSDIKYQKCRQASALEDITVDEFYQRYKKILQVTNESWKSDRLPKDEKSGSTKPVT, encoded by the coding sequence ATGTGTGACCAAAAAGCACTCCAGTTTCTAGAAGAAGGAATTGATAAACGAATTTCTTCTTTCAAAAAGAAAGTTGATTTGTATCGGAAAAATACAGTCAGGTTCACTATGCTATCAGTTTGTCTATCGGCAGCCACGACAGTTTTAATTGGTGTAGGACAAATATATGATCAGCAGCCTTTATCAGTCATAGCTCTTATTGTAAGTTCTTCTATGACGATTGTTAATGCTTGGGATGGCTTGTTTAATTATCGGTCGAGATGGGTTAACAATAATGAAACACTCATGAAACTTTACGATCTCAACTCTGACATTAAATATCAAAAGTGTCGTCAAGCATCAGCATTAGAAGATATAACTGTTGATGAATTTTATCAAAGATATAAAAAAATTCTTCAAGTTACTAATGAAAGCTGGAAATCTGATCGATTACCAAAAGACGAAAAATCAGGTTCTACCAAACCTGTCACATGA
- a CDS encoding proton extrusion protein PcxA (involved in light-induced Na+-dependent proton extrusion), whose translation MKSSIVPSQNNSSSPKFTKLNKWFFSTPERSLEEAYQAALKIQKIEKEHFNGQTVSESSGKYTKNVVDCFVEDVDNKLTYIKLKITEFKVSRLFLRHSNYEFINKLKFIDETLNRYQELEKNILSINSNNNDSSSQKNSNNKPSNVSQVNLLDFEKPAENFKKTGALPRSIGKTLKKIQIDMSPKAEEELVQKFRSSRRVTRQAISVLILLILIPLLCQKISKEFIFLPLIENYRNHHEVPIFINSEMKEEALRELQAFEEELKFEKLLHHIPNFSPELLENKVTKKAQEIEETFHQKGTNAISNVFADLTGLAALLVVVAFNSQGMVAIKLFLNDIIYGLSDSAKAFILILFTDIFVGFHSPHGWEVLLEGIANHLGIAANHSAIFLFIATFPVILDTVFKYWIFRYLNQISPSAVATLKNMNE comes from the coding sequence ATGAAGTCCTCTATAGTTCCCTCTCAAAATAATTCCAGTTCTCCTAAATTTACAAAACTAAATAAATGGTTTTTTAGTACACCGGAAAGATCCTTAGAAGAAGCTTATCAAGCTGCTTTGAAAATTCAAAAAATAGAAAAGGAACATTTTAATGGCCAAACTGTTTCAGAAAGTTCTGGCAAATATACCAAAAATGTTGTTGATTGCTTTGTCGAAGATGTAGACAATAAATTGACTTATATCAAGCTCAAAATTACTGAGTTTAAAGTCAGTCGTTTATTTTTAAGACATTCAAACTATGAATTCATCAATAAACTTAAATTTATTGATGAAACCCTAAACCGCTATCAAGAGTTAGAGAAAAACATCCTATCCATTAACTCAAATAATAATGATTCATCATCGCAAAAAAACTCAAATAATAAACCTTCAAATGTATCTCAAGTAAACTTATTAGACTTTGAAAAACCCGCAGAAAACTTCAAGAAAACAGGTGCTTTACCCCGTTCAATCGGCAAAACCCTTAAGAAAATTCAAATTGATATGAGTCCAAAAGCTGAGGAAGAATTAGTTCAAAAATTCCGCAGTTCTCGTCGTGTTACCCGACAAGCAATTAGTGTATTAATCTTATTAATTCTTATTCCTTTACTCTGTCAAAAAATTTCCAAAGAATTCATTTTTCTTCCTTTAATTGAAAATTACCGAAATCATCATGAAGTTCCCATATTTATTAATTCAGAAATGAAAGAAGAAGCTTTGCGGGAATTACAAGCTTTTGAAGAAGAACTTAAATTTGAAAAGTTACTCCATCATATTCCTAATTTTTCTCCTGAATTATTAGAAAATAAAGTTACCAAAAAAGCCCAAGAAATTGAAGAAACTTTTCATCAAAAAGGAACGAATGCCATTAGTAATGTTTTTGCTGATTTAACTGGTTTAGCCGCTTTGTTAGTCGTCGTTGCCTTTAATTCTCAGGGTATGGTAGCAATTAAACTATTTTTAAACGATATTATTTATGGACTTAGTGATAGTGCTAAAGCCTTTATTTTAATTCTATTTACTGATATCTTTGTAGGGTTTCACTCCCCTCATGGTTGGGAAGTTTTATTAGAAGGAATCGCCAATCATCTAGGAATTGCTGCTAATCATAGCGCGATTTTTCTCTTTATTGCTACCTTTCCTGTGATCCTCGATACAGTTTTTAAGTATTGGATTTTTCGTTATCTTAATCAAATTTCTCCGTCAGCAGTCGCAACCTTAAAGAATATGAATGAATAA
- a CDS encoding carbonic anhydrase, giving the protein MPMNRIIQGLNQFQTNYFTVNQELFRQLSQGQTPEILFITCSDSRIDPNLLTQTKPGELFIIRNLGNIIPPHGTTNNSEGAAIEYAVCALDIKHIIICGHSDCGSMKGLLQLNSLTEEMPLVYTWLKHHAESTRRLLKDNYKHYDGEKLLRIAIEENVLTQIENIETYPVIRSKSHSNKLSLHAWVYDIELGIISAYNAQEKKFVKLGYEAFPVPDPLSSLQPN; this is encoded by the coding sequence ATGCCAATGAATCGAATTATTCAAGGACTTAATCAGTTCCAAACTAACTATTTTACAGTTAATCAAGAACTATTTCGTCAACTGTCACAGGGACAGACTCCAGAAATTCTATTTATTACTTGTTCTGACTCTCGAATTGATCCCAATCTTTTAACCCAAACGAAACCAGGAGAACTCTTTATTATTCGCAATTTAGGTAATATTATCCCCCCTCATGGAACCACAAATAATAGTGAAGGTGCTGCCATAGAATATGCAGTCTGTGCTTTAGATATCAAGCATATTATTATTTGTGGACATTCTGATTGTGGGAGTATGAAAGGGTTACTACAACTCAATAGTTTAACAGAAGAAATGCCTCTAGTTTATACTTGGTTAAAACATCATGCTGAATCAACTCGTCGTCTTCTTAAGGATAATTATAAACACTATGATGGTGAAAAGCTTTTAAGGATTGCCATTGAAGAAAATGTTTTAACCCAGATCGAAAATATCGAAACCTACCCCGTAATTCGTTCTAAATCACACAGTAATAAGCTTTCCCTTCATGCTTGGGTTTATGATATTGAACTAGGAATAATTTCCGCTTATAATGCCCAAGAAAAAAAATTTGTTAAATTAGGATATGAGGCCTTTCCTGTTCCCGATCCCCTTTCTAGTTTACAACCTAACTAG
- a CDS encoding P-II family nitrogen regulator: MNNIISFMQDVKRVEIIISDSHLQDALKILDNIGVSGYTIINDTSGKGDRGLSCSDDNCVYHGTYILTVCTNEKQLFNLTETLKPLLNKVGGICLVNEAKWIHH; the protein is encoded by the coding sequence ATGAACAATATTATTTCATTTATGCAGGATGTTAAGCGCGTTGAAATCATTATCAGTGATTCCCATCTTCAAGACGCATTAAAGATTTTAGATAACATTGGTGTTTCCGGTTACACCATCATTAATGACACATCAGGAAAAGGCGATCGCGGGTTATCTTGTTCCGATGATAACTGTGTCTATCATGGTACTTATATCCTGACAGTTTGTACCAATGAAAAGCAACTTTTTAACCTGACAGAAACTCTAAAACCTTTACTTAACAAAGTGGGGGGTATCTGTTTAGTCAATGAAGCTAAATGGATACACCATTAG